The following proteins are co-located in the Abditibacteriaceae bacterium genome:
- a CDS encoding type II secretion system F family protein has protein sequence MIYLIALIFFAGFAMIALGWQESQQEASEGVAVRLQRLRTKREELTPQALQARERDLIAAKEFEAQARLKARSTTALPTLSNLFSTNAVLARLEQDLQQARSNWRASELLAASVLLALVVLILVNLLISPVLAVPLAGACLFLPWLYVKLLRAKYYRRFDEQLSDTLLLMSNSLKAGFSFLQAIDMVAREAQPPISDEFSRINQEITIGVPVDNALENMARRINSMDVDLMTTAVIIQREVGGSLSEILETIAGVIGMRIQLRGEIRTLTTQGRATGAVLGFLPLALGVLLHVVTKAKAPLEPSFVEPLLNTVPGNWMLGGAIILQILGFIIIWRIVSIKV, from the coding sequence ATGATTTATCTTATCGCTCTGATTTTTTTCGCCGGTTTTGCCATGATTGCTCTGGGCTGGCAGGAATCGCAGCAGGAAGCGAGCGAAGGCGTTGCGGTTCGTTTGCAGCGCTTGCGCACCAAACGTGAGGAGCTTACACCGCAGGCGTTGCAAGCACGCGAACGCGATCTCATTGCTGCTAAAGAGTTTGAAGCGCAAGCACGATTGAAAGCGCGTTCGACAACGGCGCTGCCAACGCTTTCCAACCTCTTCTCAACCAATGCGGTTCTCGCGCGGCTTGAGCAGGATTTGCAGCAAGCGCGCTCCAACTGGCGCGCGAGCGAATTGCTGGCGGCCAGCGTGTTGTTGGCTCTTGTTGTTCTTATTCTTGTCAACCTGCTGATTTCGCCGGTGCTCGCTGTGCCGCTCGCAGGCGCGTGTCTTTTCCTGCCGTGGCTTTATGTCAAGTTGCTGCGTGCCAAGTATTACCGCCGCTTTGATGAACAGCTTTCCGATACGCTGCTGTTGATGTCGAACTCGCTCAAGGCTGGCTTTTCGTTTTTGCAAGCCATCGACATGGTGGCGCGCGAAGCACAGCCGCCGATTTCCGATGAATTCAGCCGCATCAACCAGGAAATTACGATTGGTGTTCCGGTCGATAATGCGCTGGAGAACATGGCGCGCCGCATCAACAGCATGGATGTCGACTTGATGACGACAGCGGTTATTATCCAGCGCGAAGTGGGCGGCAGTCTGTCAGAGATTCTGGAAACCATCGCGGGCGTTATCGGAATGCGCATTCAGTTGCGCGGCGAAATTCGCACGCTCACAACACAGGGCCGCGCGACCGGCGCTGTTCTCGGCTTCTTGCCGCTCGCGCTGGGCGTCCTGCTCCACGTCGTGACTAAAGCCAAAGCGCCTCTCGAACCTTCGTTTGTTGAGCCATTGCTTAACACGGTGCCCGGCAACTGGATGCTGGGCGGCGCGATTATTTTGCAGATTCTCGGCTTCATTATCATCTGGCGCATTGTGTCGATTAAAGTTTAG
- a CDS encoding CpaF family protein: MSLLSRLERVRGKDSELDSSEIPVSESSAPVGASQAAAPVATPNEGAAGTPSSPSASAETGVVVAGGAGTSAPRPDAADETAISPIPETDEVGRMYALKYTIFDAVVGTLDPRVWQQQGRDGVRQIVEKSLDAVLKEGGLTLEKGEREWLIKEFIQEILDYGPITPLLEDRAINKINVQSAREVWVERIGQPERTSISFRDDDHVLSLIRKIAEAVGGRIDAKVPLLDRPLPEGARVRAKVPPISATGPTLTIEKTGGNPFEALKRLQAERQKTDAQPHGQLRERIQQRLIRDLDRDALAAGNQDRLRQQVEEMINAAIQEERVGMTRAERAALMTDLMNEIIGLGPIEPLLNDPEIDEVMVNGPFQIYVEKKGKLELTDKRFRDNNHVMQVIDRIIAPLGRRIDEKSPMVDGRLRDGSRFNAVIPPLALTGPTMTIRKFARDPFTMTDLVNFGSLSREAAQFLQAAVEARLNIVVSGGTGSGKTTTLNVLSSFIPATERIVTIEDAAELQMRQDHVVRLETRPANIEGAGEVTIRDLVRNSLRMRPDRVVIGECRGAEALDMLQAMNTGHDGSLTTAHANNPREMLARLETMVLMAGMDLPVKAIREQISGAIHIIVHQDRMKDGSRRVTHVTEIVGMEGGVISMQDIFKFMQETITDEGKIIGKLQPTGLRPKYYDTIEEAGIKLPLEVFQVTQADGRPRRFMDGR, encoded by the coding sequence ATGTCCCTCCTTTCCCGTCTCGAACGTGTTCGTGGTAAAGATTCCGAATTAGATTCCTCCGAAATTCCCGTGTCCGAAAGCAGTGCGCCTGTGGGCGCATCGCAAGCTGCGGCTCCTGTCGCAACTCCCAATGAGGGGGCTGCGGGGACTCCGTCGTCTCCATCTGCGTCTGCCGAAACCGGCGTCGTTGTTGCTGGCGGTGCTGGCACTTCTGCGCCGCGGCCCGATGCGGCTGATGAAACGGCAATTTCGCCGATTCCTGAAACCGATGAAGTCGGGCGAATGTACGCGCTGAAGTACACGATTTTCGACGCTGTTGTCGGAACGCTCGACCCACGCGTGTGGCAGCAGCAAGGCCGCGACGGTGTGCGCCAGATTGTCGAGAAATCGCTCGATGCCGTTCTCAAGGAAGGCGGACTCACCCTGGAGAAAGGCGAGCGCGAATGGCTCATCAAAGAGTTTATTCAGGAAATTCTCGATTACGGCCCGATTACGCCGCTTCTTGAAGATCGCGCGATTAACAAGATCAACGTCCAGAGTGCCAGGGAAGTTTGGGTCGAACGTATCGGTCAGCCCGAACGCACCTCGATTTCGTTCCGCGACGACGACCATGTCTTGTCGCTGATTCGCAAAATTGCCGAAGCTGTCGGTGGTCGTATCGACGCAAAAGTTCCTTTGCTCGACCGCCCGTTGCCTGAAGGCGCGCGTGTTCGCGCCAAAGTGCCGCCCATTTCTGCGACTGGCCCGACGCTGACGATTGAAAAAACTGGCGGCAACCCATTTGAAGCCCTCAAGCGTTTGCAGGCCGAACGCCAGAAGACCGACGCACAGCCGCACGGCCAGCTGCGCGAGCGCATTCAGCAGCGCCTCATCCGCGACCTCGACCGCGACGCTCTTGCGGCGGGAAATCAGGATCGTCTTCGACAGCAAGTCGAAGAAATGATTAACGCGGCGATTCAGGAAGAACGCGTCGGCATGACGCGCGCCGAACGCGCGGCCCTGATGACCGATTTGATGAACGAAATCATCGGTCTTGGCCCTATCGAGCCGCTGCTCAACGACCCGGAAATCGACGAAGTCATGGTTAATGGCCCCTTCCAGATTTACGTGGAAAAGAAAGGCAAGCTCGAACTGACCGACAAGCGTTTCCGCGACAACAACCATGTGATGCAGGTCATCGACCGCATTATTGCTCCGCTGGGCCGCCGCATCGACGAAAAATCCCCGATGGTCGATGGCCGTTTGCGCGATGGCTCGCGTTTCAACGCTGTGATTCCACCACTCGCGCTGACCGGCCCGACGATGACGATTCGCAAATTCGCGCGCGACCCGTTCACAATGACCGACTTGGTGAACTTCGGTTCTCTGTCGCGCGAGGCCGCGCAGTTCTTGCAGGCTGCTGTCGAAGCCCGCTTGAACATCGTTGTTTCGGGCGGCACCGGTTCAGGAAAAACGACGACGCTTAACGTGTTGTCAAGCTTTATTCCTGCAACCGAGCGCATTGTCACGATCGAAGACGCTGCTGAATTGCAGATGCGTCAGGATCACGTTGTCCGTTTGGAAACGCGTCCGGCCAACATCGAAGGCGCGGGCGAAGTCACGATCCGCGATCTCGTGCGTAACAGCTTGCGTATGCGTCCCGACCGTGTCGTTATCGGCGAATGTCGCGGCGCAGAAGCACTCGATATGCTGCAGGCGATGAACACCGGTCACGACGGTTCGCTGACCACAGCGCACGCCAACAACCCGCGCGAAATGCTGGCCCGTCTGGAAACGATGGTTTTGATGGCCGGCATGGATTTGCCGGTTAAAGCGATTCGTGAACAAATTTCGGGTGCGATTCACATCATCGTTCACCAGGATCGTATGAAAGATGGCAGCCGTCGCGTCACGCATGTGACTGAAATCGTTGGCATGGAAGGCGGCGTTATTTCGATGCAGGACATTTTCAAGTTCATGCAGGAAACGATTACCGATGAGGGCAAAATCATCGGCAAATTGCAGCCGACCGGTTTGCGTCCGAAGTATTACGATACGATTGAAGAAGCGGGTATCAAGCTTCCGCTTGAAGTGTTTCAAGTGACGCAGGCCGATGGGCGACCGCGACGTTTCATGGACGGACGTTAA
- a CDS encoding sigma-70 family RNA polymerase sigma factor translates to MSTLFDQRNSASSVTRNDAAFDAETGASDGDAWRGVGETVDEDSLKLWWKRIHQYPLLTAAREVELAKRIEQGDDVAFNEMVESNLRLVGSIARKCRRYAGTALSLADLIQEGSVGLIRAVKKFDHRKGYKFSTYASYWIRQAVMRAIDEQSRAIRLPVHMVESVSKTDRARAVLTQQLQRPPTERELATHLKISESKVADLIDRAPDPVSLDMSVGDEDDSMLGDFIEDRTAASPVDCASRTALREELARAFEVLSEREAEVLSLRYGMDGSGNARTLDEVGASLGLTRERIRQIEKMALKRLKRSAALRETAQDVRGSYSRGSSGHTVPLA, encoded by the coding sequence ATGAGCACGCTCTTCGACCAACGGAATTCGGCTTCCAGCGTAACGCGCAACGACGCGGCGTTTGATGCCGAAACAGGCGCGTCGGATGGCGATGCGTGGCGTGGCGTCGGTGAAACCGTCGACGAAGATTCTCTAAAACTCTGGTGGAAACGAATCCACCAATATCCCCTGCTCACGGCAGCGCGCGAAGTCGAGTTGGCCAAGCGAATCGAGCAGGGCGACGATGTGGCCTTCAACGAAATGGTCGAATCGAATTTGCGTCTTGTTGGTTCGATTGCCCGCAAATGCCGCCGCTACGCCGGGACCGCGCTTTCTCTTGCCGATTTGATTCAGGAAGGCAGTGTTGGCCTGATTCGCGCGGTCAAGAAATTCGATCATCGCAAAGGCTATAAATTCTCGACCTACGCTTCCTACTGGATTCGACAGGCCGTAATGCGCGCGATAGACGAACAAAGCCGCGCGATTCGCCTGCCGGTTCATATGGTCGAGTCGGTTTCCAAAACCGACCGCGCGCGTGCCGTTTTAACGCAGCAGTTGCAGCGCCCGCCTACCGAACGCGAACTGGCGACGCATTTGAAAATCAGCGAAAGCAAAGTGGCCGACCTCATCGACCGCGCGCCCGATCCGGTTTCGCTCGACATGAGCGTGGGCGACGAAGACGATTCGATGCTCGGTGATTTCATCGAAGACCGAACAGCGGCTTCTCCTGTCGATTGCGCGTCGCGAACGGCGCTGCGCGAAGAACTAGCGCGGGCCTTTGAAGTTCTTTCGGAACGCGAAGCCGAAGTGCTGTCGTTGCGCTACGGCATGGACGGATCGGGGAACGCGCGAACACTGGATGAAGTCGGCGCAAGTTTGGGCCTCACTCGCGAGCGGATTCGACAAATCGAGAAGATGGCGCTTAAAAGATTGAAGCGCTCAGCAGCTTTGCGCGAAACCGCGCAAGATGTTCGCGGTTCTTATTCGCGCGGCAGTTCCGGCCACACCGTTCCACTTGCTTAA
- a CDS encoding molybdenum cofactor biosynthesis protein MoaE — MNSSATQGIDGVEKFTARVLLFASLRDKAGENVAVTLQRGATVADLLMECEKENPAIAPWLPHVRVAVNCEYAENTQIVNEGDELALLPPVSGGSASTVEIDRTPTFVDVVTEPIHLEQIVAWAQDALQGGAGAVVPFIGVVRNNAQGRDVRYLEYHAYPQMARREMERIARETGERWHVPCAIVHRVGTLQIGEASIVVAVASPHRGEAFEACRWALDQTKATVPIWKREVATDGTYWVEDPLNGQTNSGAG, encoded by the coding sequence ATGAATTCTTCAGCAACTCAGGGAATCGACGGTGTTGAAAAGTTCACGGCTCGGGTTTTACTTTTTGCATCCCTACGCGATAAAGCGGGCGAAAATGTTGCGGTTACTCTGCAGCGTGGCGCAACCGTTGCTGATTTGCTCATGGAATGCGAAAAGGAAAATCCGGCAATTGCGCCGTGGCTTCCTCATGTACGTGTTGCCGTGAACTGCGAATATGCTGAAAATACGCAGATTGTAAACGAAGGCGATGAACTCGCGCTGTTGCCGCCCGTATCCGGGGGCAGTGCAAGTACAGTCGAAATTGACCGTACTCCAACGTTTGTCGATGTCGTGACGGAACCGATTCACCTGGAACAGATTGTGGCTTGGGCGCAGGATGCGTTACAAGGCGGCGCCGGAGCCGTTGTTCCTTTTATTGGCGTTGTGCGCAATAATGCTCAGGGACGAGACGTGCGCTATCTGGAATATCATGCGTATCCCCAGATGGCGCGGCGTGAAATGGAGCGCATTGCGCGAGAAACAGGTGAACGCTGGCACGTGCCGTGCGCTATTGTTCATCGTGTGGGAACATTGCAGATTGGTGAAGCGAGCATCGTCGTTGCAGTGGCTTCGCCACATCGCGGAGAAGCGTTTGAGGCGTGCCGTTGGGCGCTCGACCAAACCAAAGCGACGGTTCCAATTTGGAAACGCGAAGTTGCGACCGATGGAACCTATTGGGTGGAAGACCCGCTAAATGGCCAGACAAACTCTGGCGCCGGTTGA
- a CDS encoding ATP-dependent DNA helicase, translating to MPRLAFKNLAEEFDETPAAEPQLPQPVSDESLARFFGEGGLLSRALPGEGRAFEHRDEQQQMAEAVAAAARDRAHLLVEAGTGTGKSYAYLVPLILWAVENGKKVLIATHTKALQQQLVERDLPFLRTLLQEKMGISFRSALCLGTGNYVCPRRLAKAEVGGLFATKDDVADLERINSFAHKSKTGRLTDLSFEPSPQLWGQINRESDLCMGRNCPLYDDSFFYKARREQEKAHVLVANHHLLFAHLAAGGNEAGAVLPSFDAVVIDEAHQAEEVASTYLGIEVVNLGVAKLIEMLHHRRGGKTILSGATNVMGIEQLEKSIVDAAEEAREAAGRFFGELLDAAGAEVSRTQTIRLRGRSTVENSLDEPLGRLESLLREARKKAESAKDEAHAKEWDGFAGRCAEMRLNLRELLGQQRPDYVYWLAVAPRTSDLKSRVPRVALCGAPIDVAEGMQTNLFGPICPVVLTSATMTTGGKFQFLRERLGLVPERCDKEVRELVLGSPFDYEQNALLYVGKDLPDPSQPAVFERAAIERAAELVKRTRGRAFVLCTSFRMVDATAETLQKALPRKIRVLRQGEMPRGKLLDEFRKDTDSVLVGTTSFWQGVDVPGESLTCVVMMKLPFAVPDDPLVQARVESLRERGRNPFNEYQVPQAIMMFRQGFGRLIRTREDKGIVAILDPRLVSKSYGQTFLRSLPPCAVTTELDAVTAFIDAMDAITPVTGKNIAKNDK from the coding sequence GTGCCTCGCCTTGCTTTTAAAAACCTCGCTGAAGAATTCGACGAAACGCCCGCTGCAGAACCTCAACTTCCCCAACCGGTAAGCGATGAATCGCTTGCGAGGTTTTTTGGCGAAGGCGGTTTGCTGTCGCGCGCGCTTCCCGGCGAAGGCCGCGCCTTCGAGCACCGCGACGAGCAGCAGCAAATGGCCGAAGCGGTTGCCGCCGCCGCGCGTGACCGAGCGCATTTGCTGGTCGAAGCCGGAACGGGCACCGGAAAATCCTACGCTTACCTTGTGCCGCTGATTTTGTGGGCGGTTGAAAACGGCAAGAAAGTTCTCATCGCGACGCACACCAAAGCCTTGCAACAACAGCTCGTCGAGCGCGATTTGCCATTTTTGCGTACCTTGCTGCAAGAAAAAATGGGCATCTCGTTCCGCAGCGCCTTGTGTCTGGGAACCGGCAATTACGTGTGCCCGCGCCGCTTGGCCAAAGCCGAAGTCGGCGGTTTGTTTGCCACTAAAGATGATGTCGCCGATTTGGAGCGCATCAACAGCTTCGCGCATAAAAGCAAAACCGGACGTCTGACCGACTTGTCCTTCGAGCCGTCGCCGCAGTTGTGGGGACAAATCAACCGCGAAAGCGATTTGTGCATGGGCCGCAACTGCCCGCTGTACGACGATTCATTTTTCTACAAAGCGCGGCGCGAGCAGGAAAAAGCGCACGTTTTGGTAGCGAACCATCATTTGCTGTTCGCGCATCTGGCGGCGGGCGGCAACGAAGCGGGCGCGGTGCTGCCTTCGTTTGATGCGGTTGTTATCGACGAAGCGCATCAAGCCGAAGAAGTCGCCTCCACATATCTCGGCATTGAAGTCGTCAATCTGGGCGTGGCGAAGCTCATCGAAATGCTGCATCATCGGCGCGGCGGCAAAACCATTTTGTCGGGTGCAACCAATGTGATGGGCATTGAGCAACTCGAAAAAAGCATTGTCGATGCCGCCGAAGAAGCGCGCGAAGCTGCCGGTCGATTCTTCGGTGAATTGCTCGACGCCGCCGGTGCCGAAGTTTCACGCACGCAAACGATTCGCTTACGCGGCAGGAGTACGGTCGAAAACAGCCTTGATGAGCCGTTGGGCCGCCTGGAAAGTTTGCTGCGCGAGGCCCGCAAGAAAGCCGAAAGCGCCAAAGACGAGGCGCATGCCAAAGAATGGGACGGCTTTGCCGGTCGTTGCGCCGAAATGCGCCTCAATTTGCGCGAGTTGCTCGGCCAGCAGCGCCCCGATTATGTGTATTGGCTGGCGGTTGCGCCGCGCACCTCCGATTTGAAATCGCGTGTGCCGCGTGTCGCCTTGTGCGGCGCGCCGATTGATGTCGCCGAAGGAATGCAAACCAACCTGTTCGGCCCGATTTGTCCGGTTGTTCTCACCTCGGCCACGATGACGACGGGCGGAAAATTCCAGTTTTTGCGCGAACGGCTTGGCCTTGTTCCCGAACGCTGCGATAAAGAAGTGCGCGAGTTGGTGCTCGGTTCGCCCTTCGATTACGAGCAGAACGCCTTGCTTTACGTCGGCAAAGATTTGCCCGATCCGTCGCAGCCCGCGGTTTTCGAGCGCGCTGCCATCGAACGTGCCGCTGAACTCGTGAAAAGAACACGCGGGCGCGCGTTTGTGCTGTGCACCAGCTTTCGCATGGTCGATGCGACTGCCGAAACTTTGCAAAAAGCCCTTCCGCGCAAGATTCGCGTCTTGCGCCAGGGCGAAATGCCGCGCGGCAAACTGCTCGACGAATTCCGCAAAGACACCGACAGCGTCTTGGTGGGCACGACGAGTTTCTGGCAGGGCGTCGATGTGCCGGGCGAATCGCTGACGTGTGTCGTGATGATGAAATTGCCGTTCGCCGTGCCCGATGATCCTCTGGTGCAGGCGCGCGTCGAATCGCTGCGCGAGCGCGGGCGAAATCCGTTCAACGAGTATCAAGTGCCGCAGGCGATTATGATGTTTCGTCAGGGCTTTGGACGCTTAATTCGCACCCGCGAGGACAAAGGCATCGTCGCGATTCTCGACCCACGCCTTGTTTCCAAAAGCTACGGCCAAACCTTTTTGCGCTCGTTACCGCCCTGCGCCGTAACAACGGAACTCGATGCGGTTACTGCTTTTATCGATGCGATGGACGCTATAACACCGGTCACTGGAAAAAATATCGCGAAAAATGATAAATAA
- a CDS encoding response regulator transcription factor yields MIATNTVRVLLADDHTIIRDGLRVLLDAQPDFEVVGEASNGTEAFDQALALRPDIVVMDVAMPGLGGAGATSRLKVALPDIKVLALSAYEDEIYVRQLLASGACGYVLKRSAAEDLVKAIHTVVSGENYIDPFVAEKIKEHLSKRTASSRNRDVLSEREATVLRLIAQGHTNKEIAAQLHLSVKTIETYKTRFRDKLDLRSRADIVRYALAQGWIGEH; encoded by the coding sequence ATGATTGCTACCAACACAGTTCGGGTTCTGCTGGCCGACGACCACACCATTATTCGCGACGGCTTGCGTGTTCTTCTTGACGCACAGCCCGACTTTGAAGTGGTTGGTGAAGCCTCCAATGGTACCGAAGCCTTCGACCAAGCATTGGCATTGCGTCCCGATATCGTTGTGATGGATGTTGCGATGCCGGGTTTGGGCGGCGCCGGTGCGACAAGCCGTCTGAAAGTCGCGTTGCCCGATATCAAAGTGTTAGCTTTGAGCGCTTACGAAGACGAAATCTATGTGCGCCAGCTGCTGGCTTCCGGTGCGTGTGGCTATGTTCTCAAGCGAAGCGCTGCCGAAGATTTAGTGAAGGCGATTCATACGGTTGTCAGCGGCGAAAATTATATCGACCCCTTTGTTGCCGAGAAAATCAAAGAGCATTTGTCCAAGCGCACAGCGTCCTCGCGCAACCGCGATGTGCTCAGCGAACGCGAAGCCACCGTTTTACGCCTCATCGCGCAGGGACACACCAACAAAGAAATCGCAGCGCAACTTCATCTCAGCGTGAAAACCATCGAAACCTATAAAACGCGCTTCCGTGACAAGCTCGATTTGCGTTCGCGCGCCGATATTGTGCGTTACGCACTGGCGCAGGGTTGGATCGGCGAACACTAA